The genomic segment CATTATACACTTCGTTCAGGAGGAAATTTTCGCATCATCTTTTGCTGCCGCTGCATATTTGCAATCAATTGACTTCCCTAAAGATAAGAAGGTATGCCTATGAGATTATTTTCAGATTTATCAATggtgtttttctgatttttgagaCTGGTATTGGCCCAAAAGAAGTGATGTGACCTAGGTGTTCTGTTTTCATTGGTTTAGCATTGAGAAGTTATAGTTACTATTAACTTTTAAGCCCAACTTGTGACGAACTTTTGAAATTTGTTTAGACTAGGATATGACCGAATATAATACTCACTCTGTCCGTTTGGGTTTTTCCCTTTCGTATCACGCGCGTTCACTTGGATCAACAAGGGGAAAGCTCAAAGGGATGCAAGGAGTGTAGTATTATTTAAGTAAACTGGGAGAGGATCTTCTGTTAAAACTTTGTATGTACCAGGTTCAAGGCTCTTGACGTTAACGGGGTGTTTGGTTATTGCCTTATTGGTAATAAATGTTAGTAATAAGAATTagttttagttttagttttagtattaattttaaaaaaatgttacaTGTTATTCCCATAGCGATGAAACTTTCATCTTAAAACATGTGTTTTTCTTCATagttttccattaccacctaacaTTATCTTTTCATGTGGTTACGGATGAGgattaattttgtgaaaaaaaaaaaaaaaactagagtAAGACAAGCAAGATCATAAACCTTGTCATGTAGTTTTACTTGCTAAATTACATTAGATTTCCATTACCATTTTCCCCATCTAATACCAACAATTAAATGAGTCATGAGCTTCATTAAGAACTTCATTCTTACCATTGATCACTTGTAGCTACTGTCTTGGCCAATTAGTGAACATTACTGCTTTGTAGGTCTACGTTATTGGTGAGGACGGCATTTTGAAAGAGCTTGAGCTAGCTGGATTTCAATATCTTGGTGGCCcggtatgtttttttttataccaTGAACTTTGGAGTTTGTACATTGCATAACATACACAATAGCCTAAGCTATGTAAGAGCTTGACTTTTGATCTGATATGTTAGACTTCACACAGTAGAGGACATATTGAGTTACTAGAAACTACTGAAAGGTATTCATCTTTATATCAAGTACTAATATATGAGAAAGGACCAATCCAGTTAAGATTAGTTTGTGACTGTTGCTCAAGTGTGATCACCTGCCATCCGTCAAAGTTCACCTTGTACTAAGTCATCATCAAAGATATTAAATAACGTTAGATGCAAAATAATCAAAGCGATTGAATTTTTTTGTACATTTGTTCATGCAACAGATCCTCTATAGAGTGTCACGTTACCCTAGGTCAGAAATTCAGAATTTATGATTGGCCCACCAGTATCTTATTGAAGAAAAAATGACTTTGGATTTCCTGTGGTAGACAGACTACTTTTGTGTACCCTTTATCATCTCGATATATGGAACTTATTCATGCTAGGGCCTGTACAGAAACAATATAAGGTGTTATTTGCTCGACATGTACTCATTGCTCTTGCTTGCTCATTCATCTTTACCCTCATGGATGTTAGAATGATAGTTGTATCTGTACTTTCTTTGTGCAGGAAGATGGCGATAAGAAAATAGAATTGAAGCCTGGTTTCTTGATGGAGCACGATGAAAGTGTAAAGTCCCACTTCTAAACTTTCACTTGTATTTAGACATAAACATAATGAAATATATATAACTGTAGTCCAACTCGTACGTGCCCTCTTTTATGTAATGTAGGTTGGTGCAGTTGTGGTTGGATTTGACAGATACTTCAATTACTACAAAGTCCAGTAAGTTGCTTTTGGTTAATTGCTTAATAAGTAGAAAGTAGAACAAAGGAAACATATGGGTTGCATAGTTTTTCTTCCTGTGCTACTCGAAATGCTCAAATGCCACCTAGAATCTGGACAATTCTTTCTCGCTAATCTGATTGAATTATTCATCCGGGAATTTGATAATGATTTATACTTCCATTTAGAAAAGTTCCTAATCTGCACGACTGCATGCTTTGCCTAGGAACTGAATtaaaaactttatatatatactcaagCTGTCAAGTGATCTCTGATCAATGTTCTAACAAAAAATACATTTACTTTCTGTTCACCTGTATTTGCTATGTGAATGCGTGACATGATTGATTATGAGAAAATTTAGTATCATTTGCTGTAATAATCACCTCTAACTGGGTTATTCTTAAAAACTGGTTAATCTAAACTCTAAAGTCTTGACTCTGGTACCAAGATACTTAATGCTCCCAAgttgaaattttttgttttcattcaaatagtTGAATTTTTAAGCATAATGTCTTAAGCCAGTGTTGTCACAGTAATTTTGTGCATTGAATCTCAGTAGCTACAATGAGAGTTTTCGTACTGCCTTGCACAGTTGCACTATAGATAAGTCTGAACTCTGAAATTCAAAGTATAGTATGATCGTCTATGGCTCTTAATCCCAACCGATGCAAGTATGCAACAATAGTCAATAGTTTAACGATGCTAAATGCTAGCAAGTTCTACTGTTTCTACTATGTTCCAAAAAAAGTCCTGTTTAGTATATACTCTTTTTCTTGCCTCAGGTATGGAACTCTATGTATTCGTGAAAATCCTGGGTGTCTCTTCATTGCTACAAACCGTGATGCTGTAACTCATCTTACCGATGCTCAAGAATGGGCAGGTTTTTACCTTTCTCTAATTACTTGATTCTTTGTACACATTTGCATGCACTTTATTAGGACGACTATGAATCTATGGTGTTAAAATCAATGCTCCCCTTTATCCTATGCATTAATATTACTTACTGATGTTGAGATTCCTCGTTTTTACACTTCTTATACTCAGGTGGTGGTTCAATGGTTGGTGCTCTTTGGGGATCTACCAAGCAAGAGCCTCTTGTTGTAGGGAAACCTTCTACATTTATGATGGATTATCTAGCAAACAAGTATGGTGACCtaaattgttatttgttttCATTACAGAATATTTGCCCCTAAAATGTTCATTGATGTAACTTTCTCGAATTCCTCAAGTGACATAGGCCTTATGTTTGAATATTTGATCCCTTATGTCAAGTTTATGGTACAACCATATCGTAAATCCATATGCTTCTCTTTATACTGATTGATTCAACCTTAAAATCGACAGGTTTGGCATTACTACGTCTCAAATATGCATGGTCGGGGATAGATTAGATACTGACATACTGTTTGGACAGAATGGTGGCTGCAAGACACTTCttgttctatcaggtaaagccttGACTACTGATGTTATGCAAACTTGTAAATTTTTACATGCATAACATAATATGCCTCATTTTTTCGGATTAAAGGTGTAACTAGTTTTGATACGCTTCAAAGCCCCAACAACACAATCCAACCTGATTTCTACACCAATCAAATCTCGGACTTTCTTttacttaaaaccgcaactgtTTAAGCAGGTAACCTTCTTCAGCTGAGTTCTTTCCGACAATTGAGCTAGCTCAATAAGCCAGTTGCTAAAATCCATAAATAGCATCATTTTGAAGCTTGAATAACTTGTTTTAATAAAGTGATAAAGGTTAAGATCAATGTACAAGACATACATTTGTGAAACATTGAATTATATGGTTACGTTCCAGCTGATTTTTCGAGCACAGGAACAAAGTTTTCCACTTTTCGGGGACAGTTGCTCAAATCTCATTAATAGAGAAAGCCATTCGATTGTTATCGTTTTCATCCCTTTCGCTTGTATGATACAAACTTGTGTATGTTGTATACAAAATCTCTTTATTTGACAAACCCAATTCGATTGCTGGTTCTTGGTTAGTAAAACAACAGAGAGGCTTGTTTTTGTTGCTCGAATTCGAGCAAGTGTATGTTTTTCTGCTGCTGGTTGTCACTCTTCCCATCTGACGTTAAGCAATGCCATGCTTGTCGCTTGATTTCTAGAGTATTAGCCCCCGGGTCCTGGTAAAATAGAACATAAAGGGCGCTCATATACAAATTGAAAAAACAGTCATTCATAAAAagagaattttttatgtattttaattatttagatgcctactttacttttttttatgtttCAATCATAATGTTTGTATAGTTGTATCTATTAAGACAATCAAGATTGTTTAACAACCgaacaaattaattttcaagTCGTAATCACGACAATGTATTGTTagttatatgaaaaaaaaaaaaacaaatataacatATGGAATCATAGCTAGTTTTCTATTAAAATTAAgtcatttttataaattatataagttttacaaataaaagtttgatattatattaaaattcaatttataaaattCTGAATTTGATGCCTTATTTCCATCTGAACAtctatcacaaaaataaaacgGAAAATCTTCGATCACAATGCTACATCATGAttacttttttttcaaatttcttttaGTAACATAAAATACttctaaataataatttttgtttttgattcatctaaataataatttacatTAACTCTTATTTggactttttatatatttaggcATTTGAAATGATCAGTCCCCTATTTTTTATCCTAGTATCTATGAGTACTCAGTACTCTATAactcttttctttattttgaacAGAGGATTACTTTATAGCTCTATTTTGCTTATAAATACGTTAGAAGTACCTAAAAAGTATTTAAAAGGACTATTATGAGACAATTTTGTATCATATttagataataataaaaataataataataaataataataataatatttattattattattaatattaccaataattacaagttctatgtctacaATTCCAATTTTGTTGGAATCATAGCTTATACAAACACACCTCACCAACCCTATTTAAGAAATGAAAGACCAATTTCAGTCCTATGGGGATAGATTGGATAAGAGAAAATCTCGAATATAGATTTTGTCCTCGGCAATGACACGGTTGCGGTGTTATCGTTAATTGTCTCTTTAGTAACTAATAATCCCCTGTttatttcatttgttgttcttataaggaattttttcatttatattattaattttagacaaaaataatcttactcatcttcatttttatattttattaatccTTATGACTCTCACATGTcatccactaactttattttaacacttttatatttcttatggtccccacatgttttccactaactttattaaaatatttttttattagttatggttctcatattttttctattaactttctttaatattttcttaatatttatgattcttatttttccttcaacaaatttattattcaacaaaaaaatatttccactatctaaaaattctatttttcttaattcccatgAACATTCCTTATGAGAATTTCATTAAGGAACGGAAGGAGTAGTATATTCTACATAAGATTGTATGTAAAACCCCAATTATTTCTGTCGGATCTTCAATACTCGAACATAGATTTATCGCttctacattttattttaacgATAAAAGTTTTGGTGATTAATTTATAAACCAGTCTAGTCTATATCACTTGGACATACATGAACTGTATTGAGTACAAGTTTTTGAGTTCGAGTAACATATAGCATGGTAAATGCTTATTGACCAGATCTTAAACTCTAACAAGTTATTTCGTGTTTTGATCGAatagaaataaatataaataacataagCATAATTTAACTTATTCTATTTTATTCGAATTAAAAATACATatacattaatttaataaaGCAAACAAATAGATTCTTCTCTTGATCAACATTCATTACCTTATCTTTGCAATATAAATACATGCATCTACAATCACTCCTCCATATAGCTAGATAGATAGAATTCAAAATGATTGTTACAATTCTACATCATATATCCAAATACAACCACAAATGAAGGGTATGGGAATGGAGTCTTGATTCCCTAACCACcaaattgaataataataagCATTCAACTTAAAGGGCAATGTactttgaaattaaagatgaacATCTTTTATGTTACATCACCAACTAATTTACACAACTACTATATTGCATACTTTACCATACATAATTGCACGGCCTACAAACAACATTATCACTTATTCTTCCGTGTTTTTGTCACAAGTATaatctttataaatataaaaaataaaaaatatgtgatTTTTGTCATAAGTATaatctttataaatataaaaaatagaaaatatgtgATTTATGAGAAGGTAGGAAAAATATGTGAATGCTGAGAATTAAATAAAGAAGAGTGTGAGTcatgatcaaaaataaaatgtatcaaACCCCATAAGACGAACCAAAATGAAAACTTAGAAATTTATAGCGTGTATCCTTTCCCATGAGTACTTGGGTTCAATTCTTGCTAGTCcttattgtaacaccccggcccaacGGACcaccggtgactactcatgaagactgtagactagccccacaaaccaacacaagtctttccagcgcactttggcctcactcgtgcgcacccgggaaaacttcacaggaggtcacccatcctaagattgctccccacctagtacgcttaactgtggagttcttagcaaatgggctccctagaaaagcaccttgttgatatgagtagtctatcaatcctttttcaagctaaatctggggtattacacttaTCGTTTTTCCAGCCTACCCTGtaacgaaaaaaaaattataactcgaaaaaaatgaaaagtgatCTCAAATAAGAAAAGAGTTATTCTTGTGAAAGTCCGTCTCTCGGTAGCACGACCTCAAATAAGAAGCctatattttcaaatatatattagataAGACATAAGACGCGTTTCttggtgagaccatctcatataataatttctaaaaaaaaatgtgtaagAAATTGATACATATCACGTTAATTTGCTTCTTAAATTTACATGACCTTCCAAGCTAACTTTACATCTATATATACTTGTGTATTACATATATTCATTCCACAACATAGCCAAATATAGAACaagt from the Amaranthus tricolor cultivar Red isolate AtriRed21 chromosome 12, ASM2621246v1, whole genome shotgun sequence genome contains:
- the LOC130797036 gene encoding phosphoglycolate phosphatase 1A, chloroplastic-like translates to MLSATTTSSAVSLPSISLSKTLISSNFVTNSRNLSCFSRQLFHLFNFRCYSSRRSNNNLAMTSKFSPRASAQKLSDPDELIDSVETFIFDCDGVIWKGDKLIDGVPETLDMLRAKGKRLVFVTNNSTKSRKQYGKKFESLGLSVSEEEIFASSFAAAAYLQSIDFPKDKKVYVIGEDGILKELELAGFQYLGGPEDGDKKIELKPGFLMEHDESVGAVVVGFDRYFNYYKVQYGTLCIRENPGCLFIATNRDAVTHLTDAQEWAGGGSMVGALWGSTKQEPLVVGKPSTFMMDYLANKFGITTSQICMVGDRLDTDILFGQNGGCKTLLVLSGVTSFDTLQSPNNTIQPDFYTNQISDFLLLKTATV